A DNA window from Solanum lycopersicum chromosome 3, SLM_r2.1 contains the following coding sequences:
- the LOC138347398 gene encoding uncharacterized protein — translation MAHLRAYCDQLVGVGKDEALLMRLFSRSLCGEALEWFTSHETQKWPSWSALAKDFIDRFAYNVEIVPDRYSLEKMKQKPTESYREFAYRWRKEAARVRPPMTEKEIVEVFVRVQEPEYYDRIILLIGAKFAEIVKVGETIEDGLKSGKIARVSASLGSSGLVRKKREEVNAISHGGRKIPRNLPRPQGRSNPPSKPHRAYHPHASHSSHYNAAPHYPDAHIVSYQNPPPIPQNLPSTYPNYPQAYQVPPHYQNVAPSCANVQPSYRAPSPAYQIQTPAYQNPHPNYRAPMPNYQTNPHPRAQAPRPNARSYQQVPPPQQGGYDPPRPRSEKKPSRSFTVLAENRTKLFERLSAAGYIHPVGPKPVDVNSRFYRPEQRCAYHSNSVGHDTEDCINLKHKIQDLIDQEVVSLQPTAPNVNTNLLPNHGGGNINMIETDEDEREAKRITPFVQEELKRAVASLSVREKGEFVILTPAKAIALVPAKTLAKPKSVIETAVAQGMTRSGRCYTPDELTLGGQKKDHAKRPISEAEAEEFWRRMQPKDYSIVKHLEKTPAQISVWALLMISWSHRQALMKALDDTYVPSGTSSENVAAMIHRVIRGHRISFCDDELPAEGRAHNKALHITVICHEKVINRVLVDDGSGLNICPLSTLKQLRFDLGKLEQNQVNVRAFDGVQRDTLGVVNLTIQMGPAEFEEKFQVLDIDTSYNLLLGRPFIHAAGAIPSTLHQMIKLVWKNEKLVIHGEKGQSERQVPVSDETPQGSDFYTVELVNATDEGLAPQTPMPAVYKMIATVMLQSGFEPGFELGRNAQGIIELVPVLATGSSYGLGYIPTDDDMKMKRKRDQGLTKPIPHLYQSFPVRERAEPEDDGEGICDLFQEINAIIEEEAEPAGIRDAEPGEMLLNWTSTPILMSRTLCNVSYKPANIMSCHGLNEQNEENDDDVDGHDEENGEPDYVGEEFQHFENQHKPNLEETETVNLGDSEYAKEVKISTHLSDTQKESLVRLLAEYHDVFVWEVGDMQGLSTDVVSHKLPINPGFEPVKQKTQKFKPELSLKIKEEITKQIESRLVEVTLYPTWLANVVPVAKKDGKIRICVDYRDLNRASPKDNFPLPNIHILIDNCAKHEMQPFVDCYAGYHQILMDEEDAEKTAFITPWGVYH, via the coding sequence ATGGCACACCTCAGAGCATACTGTGAccaactcgtgggagttggtAAAGATGAAGCCTTGCTGATGAGGTTATTCAGTCGGAGCCTGTGTGGTGAAGCCCTGGAATGGTTCACGTCACATGAGACTCAAAAGTGGCCCAGTTGGAGTGCACTGGCTAAGGATTTCATCGACAGATTCGCATATAACGTCGAGATAGTTCCTGATCGGTACTccttggagaagatgaagcagaagCCCACAGAAAGCTATCGAGAATTCGCGTACAGGTGGAGGAAAGAGGCAGCAAGGGTGAGGCCTCCGATGACAGAAAAAGAGATTGTGGAGGTGTTCGTGCGGGTGCAGGAGCCCGAGTATTATGACAGGATCATCTTGTTAATCGGCGCCAAGTTCGCCGAAATAGTCAAAGTGGGCGAGACTATTGAAGATGGCCTGAAGTCGGGGAAGATAGCCCGAGTGTCTGCATCGCTTGGATCTTCCGGACTGGtaaggaagaaaagagaggagGTTAACGCTATCTCGCACGGGGGAAGAAAAATCCCCAGAAACTTACCACGTCCCCAAGGCCGCTCCAATCCTCCATCAAAGCCTCATCGAGCCTACCATCCACACGCAAGTCACTCCAGCCACTACAATGCTGCCCCTCATTATCCAGATGCCCATATTGTGTCGTATCAAAATCCACCCCCGATTCCCCAAAATCTTCCCTCCACATATCCAAACTACCCCCAAGCTTATCAAGTCCCTCCTCATTACCAAAATGTCGCTCCTAGCTGCGCTAATGTACAACCAAGCTATCGAGCACCGTCCCCCGCATATCAAATACAAACCCCAGCATATCAAAACCCCCATCCGAATTACCGAGCCCCAATGCCAAACTACCAAACAAATCCCCATCCCAGAGCCCAAGCTCCACGACCAAATGCCCGCAGTTATCAACAAGTCCCTCCCCCACAGCAGGGCGGGTATGATCCCCCTCGCCCCAGGTCTGAGAAGAAGCCCTCCAGAAGCTTCACCGTGTTGGCTGAAAACAGAACTAAATTGTTCGAAAGATTATCCGCGGCcggatacatccaccctgtgggCCCCAAGCCCGTGGATGTCAATTCCAGATTCTACAGACCGGAGCAGAGATGTGCTTAccattccaacagtgttggacatgataCAGAAGATtgtatcaatctcaagcacAAGATCCAGGACTTGATTGACCAGGAAGTGGTCTCTCTTCAGCCCACGGCGCCAAACGTCAACACGAATCTGTTGCCAAATCATGGGGGtggaaacatcaacatgatagaAACTGACGAAGATGAGCGTGAAGCCAAGAGAATTACTCCTTTTGTTCAGGAAGAGTTGAAGAGGGCTGTCGCTTCTTTGAGCGTCAGGGAGAAAGGAGAGTTTGTCATTCTGACACCTGCAAAGGCTATTGCCTTGGTGCCCGCAAAGACTCTCGCCAAGCCCAAGTCCGTTATAGAAACGGCCGTGGCTCAGGGCATGACTAGATCTGGAAGATGTTACACTCCTGATGAGCTTACTCTCGGAGGACAAAAGAAAGATCATGCCAAGAGACCGATCAGCGAAGCAGAAGCTGAGGAGTTCTGGAGGAGAATGCAACCCAAAGATTACTCCATCGTCAAGCACTTGGAGAAAACTCCAGCCCAAATTTCGGTGTGGGCCCTGCTGATGATCTCCTGGTCCCACAGACAGGCTTTGATGAAAGCCTTGGATGACACATATGTGCCCTCGGGTACGAGCAGCGAAAATGTAGCTGCTATGATTCACCGGGTCATTCGGGGACACCGTATCAGTTTCTGCGACGATGAACTGCCGGCCGAAGGGAGGGCCCACAACAAAGCTCTACACATCACCGTGATATGTCACGAAAAGGTCATCAACCGTGTTCTGGTAGACGACGGATCTGGTTTGAACATATGCCCCTTGTCCACATTGAAGCAGCTGAGGTTTGACCTCGGAAAGTTGGAGCAAAACCAGGTCAATGTGAGAGCATTCGATGGTGTGCAGAGAGACACGTTGGGAGTTGTGAAcctgaccatccaaatgggcccCGCAGAGTTCGAGGAAAAGTTCCAGGTGTTGGACATCGACACCAGCTATAACCTTCTGTTGGGAAGGCCATTCATCCACGCGGCTGGGGCCATCCCCTCCACTCTCCACCAAATGATAAAACTGGTGTGGAAAAATGAAAAACTGGTGATTCATGGTGAAAAGGGTCAATCGGAAAGGCAAGTGCCAGTCTCGGACGAGACACCGCAAGGTTCGGACTTCTACACGGTGGAGTTGGTAAATGCCACCGATGAGGGCTTGGCCCCGCAGACTCCCATGCCGGCCGTGTACAAAATGATCGCCACGGTAATGCTGCAGAGCGGATTCGAACCAGGTTTCGAATTAGGAAGAAATGCGCAAGGGATCATCGAGCTAGTTCCGGTCCTTGCTACAGGATCAAgttatggtttggggtacatccccacagatgatgatatgaagatgaagaggaaaAGGGATCAAGGGTTGACTAAGCCGATCCCGCATCTCTATCAATCCTTTCCAGTCCGGGAGCGTGCCGAGCCTGAAGACGATGGGGAAGGGATCTGTGACCTTTTCCAGGAGATCAATGCCATCATCGAGGAAGAGGCTGAGCCAGCTGGCATTCGTGACGCTGAACCAGGGGAGATGCTGCTGAATTGGACGTCCACACCAATCCTGATGTCCCGAACTCTGTGTAACGTAAGTTACAAACCTGCCAATATCATGTCATGTCATGGGCTAAATGAGCAAAACGAGGAAAATGACGACGACGTCGATGGCCATGACGAGGAAAATGGGGAACCGGACTATGTGGGCGAAGAATTTCAACACTTCGAGAACCAACATAAACCGAACCTGGAGGAAACAGAGACGGTGAATTTGGGCGATTCAGAATATGccaaagaggttaagatcagcacTCATTTGAGTGACACTCAGAAGGAGAGCCTGGTTCGCCTGCTTGCCGAATACCATGATGTGTTCGTTTGGGAAGTCGGTGACATGCAGGGGTTGAGTACTGATGTCGTGTCTCATAAGCTGCCTATCAATCCAGGGTTCGAACCGGTGAAGCAAAAGACTCAAAAGTTCAAGCCTGAATTGAGTCTGAAGATTAAAGAGGAAATCACCAAGCAGATAGAGTCCCGATTGGTAGAAGTGACACTATATCCCACCTGGTTGGCGAATGTCGTTCCGGTcgccaagaaagatggaaaaatcaggatttgtgttgattacagagatctcaacagggctagtccaaaggataatttcccgttgccaaatatccatattctgattgacaactgtgccaaacatgagatgcagCCATTTGTGGATTGCTACGCGGGTTATCACCAGATtctgatggatgaagaagacgcgGAGAAAACGGCCTTCATCACACCTTGGGGGGTATATCACTAA
- the LOC138347397 gene encoding uncharacterized protein, giving the protein MALNFFLNGEVLYRRTPDLGLLRCVDAAEAVRLIEQIHAGVCGTHMNGLTLARKVLRAGYFWMTMENDCCKFVQKCHKCQVHGDLIRVPPHELNVMSSPWPFVAWGMDVIGPIEPTTSNGHRFILVAIDYFTNHLMKETCEQFKIIHRRSTAYRPQMNRAVEAANKNIKKILRKMIDKQRGWHEMLPYALLGYRTMVRTSTGATPYLLVYGTEAVVPVEVEIPSLRIIQEAELSNAEWVSKRIDQLALIDEKRMVAVCHGQLYRQRMTRAFHKRVYSFASKSAEFYRLMNTEKERTISKTSDFMESRNIVCVRMLMNVFVYFKPFSAMGNLQSIQSYSKVNQTGISAKIL; this is encoded by the exons atggctctcaatttctttctgaatggagaagtcttgtataggaggactccagatttgggtcttttAAGATGTGTAGATGCTGCTGAAGCTGTgaggcttattgaacagatacatgctggagtttgtGGTACACATATGAACGGGCTTACTTTAGCAAGAAAGGTTCTTCGAGCTggttatttctggatgactatggagaatgactgttgcaaattcgtgcaaaaatgccacaaatgtcaagtTCACGGCGATTTGATAcgggtgccacctcacgaacttaatgttatgagttcaccttggccatttgtagcttggggaatggatgtcatcggtcctaTAGAGCCAACCActtctaatggacacagattcattttggttgccatcgattatttcaccaa tcatctgatgaaagagacatgtgaacaatttaagattattcacCGAAGGTCCACTGCTTATCGCCCTCAAATGAACAgagctgtagaggccgccaacaagaacatcaagaagattctgaggaaaatgattgataAGCAGCggggttggcatgaaatgttgccaTATGCTCTACTGGGTTATCGAACGATGGTCAGAACATCAACTGgggctactccatacttgctagtatacggaacagaagcagttgtacctgttgaagtcgagataccgtcactgaggatcatccaagaagctgagctAAGTAATGCTGAGTGGGTTAGCAAACGGATTGATCAACtagctttgattgatgagaagaggaTGGTTGCTGTTTGCCATGGCCAGTTGTATAGACAAAGAATGACTCgcgcttttcacaaaaga gtttatagctTCGCTTCGAAATCGGCTGAATTCTACCGACTGATGAATACGGAGAAGGAGAGAACTATCTCCAAAACCAGTGATTTTATGGAAAGCAGGAATATTGTTTGCGTCAGGATGCTTatgaatgtgtttgtttatttcaaaccATTCTCAGCAATGGGAAATTTACAAAGTATCCAGTCAtattcaaaggtgaatcaaacGGGAATCTCAGCGAAGATTTTGTGA